The following proteins are co-located in the Meriones unguiculatus strain TT.TT164.6M chromosome 4, Bangor_MerUng_6.1, whole genome shotgun sequence genome:
- the Ido2 gene encoding indoleamine 2,3-dioxygenase 2 isoform X1 — MEPQRQSLKPALLLSLETYHISEEYGFLLPHPLAELPDHYQPWMEIANELPHLIESHQLRAHVSKMPLLDCRFLKGYRQQRLAHLVLAAITMGFVWQEGETQPQKVLPRTLAIPFVEVSRNLGLPPILVHSDLVLTNWTKRNPEGPLEISNLETIISFPGGESLQGFVLVTVLVEKAAAPGIKALVQGVEAILRHSRETLLQALQQLKLSMQDITRTLAQMHDCVDPDIFYSVIRIFLSGWKDNPAMPEGLVYEGVATEPLRYSGGSAAQSSALQAFDEFLGIRHCEKNVGFLHRMRDYMPPSHKAFLEDLHSAPSLRDYVLASGDGCCLIAYNQCVDALAELRSYHINVVARYVISAAAKARSRMPSHFSPHALEDRGTGGTAVLSFLKSVREKTVEAILHPRA; from the exons GCAGAACTTCCTGACCATTACCAGCCCTGGATGGAAATTGCCAACGAACTTCCTCACTTAATCGAGAGCCACCAGCTCCGGGCCCATGTGTCCAAG ATGCCTCTCCTGGACTGCAGGTTCCTCAAGGGTTATCGCCAGCAGCGCCTGGCACACCTGGTGCTGGCCGCCATCACCATGGGATTCGTCTGGCAGGAAGGAGAGACCCAACCCCAAAAG GTGCTGCCAAGAACTCTTGCCATTCCGTTTGTTGAGGTCTCCAGGAATTTGGGGCTCCCTCCTATCCTGGTCCACTCTGATCTGGTACTGACAAACTGGACCAAGAGGAACCCTGAAGG ACCATTGGAGATCAG TAACCTGGAGACCATCATCTCTTTCCCGGGGGGAGAGAGCCTGCAGGGCTTCGTCCTGGTGACAGTTCTGGTGGAGAAGGCAGCAGCGCCTGGCATTAAG GCCCTGGTTCAGGGAGTGGAGGCCATTCTGAGACACAGCCGGGAAACCCTGCTCCAGGCCCTGCAGCAGCTGAAGCTCTCCATGCAGGATATCACCAGAACCTTGGCCCAAATGCACG ATTGTGTAGACCCAGACATATTTTACTCGGTCATCCGGATCTTCCTCTCTGG GTGGAAGGACAACCCGGCCATGCCTGAGGGGCTGGTCTATGAGGGCGTTGCCACAGAGCCTCTGAGGTACTCCGGAGGAAGCGCAGCCCAGAGTTCTGCCCTTCAGGCTTTCGATGAGTTCCTGGGCATTCGGCATTGTGAGAAAAATG TAGGTTTTCTGCACAGAATGAGAGACTACATGCCTCCTTCCCATAAGGCCTTCCTGGAGGACCTCCACTCGGCTCCTTCACTGAGGGACTACGTTCTGGCCTCTGGTGACGGGTGCTGCCTGATAGCCTATAACCAGTGTGTGGATGCTCTGGCAGAGCTTCGTAGTTACCATATCAACGTGGTGGCCAGATACGTCATCTCCGCTGCTGCCAAGGCCAGGAGTAGGATGCCGAGCCATTTCTCACCCCATGCCTTGGAGGACAGGGGCACTGGGGGCACCGCGGTGCTGAGCTTCCTGAAGAGTGTCAGGGAGAAGACCGTGGAGGCCATCCTCCATCCTAGGGCTTAG